The sequence CGCGCGAGGGTGGCGCGAGGCCGGTGGTGAGCGTGCGCACCGCGGGCATGGCGGAAGCGCTGGGCGACGCGCGCCTCCATGGCTTCCAGCCGAGCAGCGAGCTGCGCGTCCTCGACGGAGAGCTGTCCCTGGAGCCGCGCTGGGGCGTGCCCCGGCTGCTGGCCTCGGAGCTGACGCTGGTGGGCTACCGCACGCTGATGCGCGAGCTGCCGCAGTTCCGTGAGTCCAGGTGGGACTCGCTGGGCTGGGGCGCGGAGGCGCGCGTGACGTCGGACAAGGCGCGCTCGCTGCCGAACCGGGCCTCGGTGCAGGCGGAGGCGCTGGTGGTGCTGGACGAGGGCGCGCGCTTCTCGCACTACACGGCGGTGGGCGTGGGCGGCCTGGCCACGGTGCACTGGAGCCAGGACATGATGGCACCGGCGGCGGGGCCTCGCTTCTCGGTGGCGCACCGCACGGGGCTGCCCGGCTCGGGCGCCAACGCCGTGCGGCTGGAGGCGGCCTATGCCCCCACCTGGCGCGTGGGCGACGAGCACGTCACGCACGAGGCGGGGGCGTCACTCCAGGTGGAGTGGTGGCTGGGACGGGCAGGGCCCTTCGGTGTGCTGCTCACTCCTCGTGCACAGGTCCACTGGGAGGGCTCACTCGCGCCTGCGTCTCATCGCGAGTCACTGTCTCCGTCGACGTGGTGGGACGGTGCGTCTGAGCAGCGCCTGGCATTGGGCCTCGAGATGCGCTGACGGCGAGCGGCTCCTCGAGGTCCCAGAGCTCGCCCGTCACGAGCGGGCGGCTCGCCGCGCCCGCCACCGCGCCGACGAAGGTGCCGATGACGTGGAGCACCGTGAAGCCCCAGAAGCCGAGGCCCAGGAAGAAGCGCGAGGACTCGTGCTGGCTGAAGAAGTAGAGGAAGCCGAGGAAGCCGGGCACCGCGACGGAGTTCACCGCGGCGGCCGCGAGCGCCCGCTTCAAGCGGCCCGCGCGGAAGCCACCGAAGACGCCTCCCAGCAGTCCGTTGAAGAAGGGCAGCCAGAAGGTGACCAGGCTGGCGACGAACATCGTCAGGACGCTGGTGACGAAGATGCGCTGCCTGAAGACGACCTCCTCGGGCTTCATGGTGACGCCCGGGGGCAGCTCGGTGTGGATGTACTCGTAGCGGAGCGCCGGAGAGTAGGGAGGTGGCGAGTTGCCCGCGTCGGTCTTGGTGAATTCAGGCATGTGCGTCGAACCTCTCGTGGACAGGGTGAAGCCACGCTGATGCCTTTGAGGTTGGGACGGCGGCGGGAACAAGGAAGGGCCGCCCGGCGCACCGATGGGCGGGCCACCCTGCGAGCCCTGGGGCCCTCCCTTCTCCGGAGGGAGGCGGGTGCGCTCCAGGCGACGGAGTAGCGGGAAGATGGGGCATGACGCTGGCGGCCGGAAGCGTTGCGGCTATGCTGCCGCGCCCGGCTGCACCCTCTTCACCCATCGCGGAAATTCCCCCCATGAGCCTTCGTCGTGCGTTGTTGACCGCTGTCCTGGCTTCGAGCGCCCTCCTGTCTGCCTGCGCGCTGCGTCCCCGCTATGCGGATGTGGTGGCGCCGCCCTCCAACGTGGCGAGCGCCGCGGGAACGACGGTGGCCCTGCGCGTGGTGGACCCGGCGACGAACCGTCCCGTGCCGGGGGCCCGCGTGCTCGCCGGTGACACCCGCTCGCGCATGTCGGCCACGGCCGACGCGGACGGCGTGGTGAAGTTCGAGGTGACGCCGGAGCTGCTGAAGGAGAACCCGCTGGTCGAGGTGGTGCTGCCCTCCGGCGTGAGGAGCTATCGCCTGGAGCTCATGCCCTCGGGACAGGCGCCCGCGGCGCCCACGGCGCCCGAGACGCCTGCTCCTTCCGAGACGCCCGCGACGCCGGAGAGCCCTGCCTCTCCCGGGACGCCCACGACGCCGGAGTCGCCCTCGGCGCCCCAGTCGCCGTCCTCTCCGTCCACGCCCGGCACCGCGACCTGAGCGCGACGCGAGTGCCCGCGCTCGAGCGCGAGGCCTTGCGTCCGCCACACGGGAAGCAACAGCTCCATCTCTGTGAGCCGAGGCAGGCGCGAAGCCCTGCTCTCGGCTCCGTTCGAGCCGCTACGGGCGCAAGGCCCGGCGCCTCACGTGAACCAGCGCACGAGCCGCTTGCCCTGCATCTTCCGGTACTCGTGGAGGCGGCGGCGGAACTCCTCGGTGACGTGGGTGAAGCGCACGCCGTAGCGGCCGCGCACGCGATCTCCCGCCGTGCGCCGCGTCCACACGACCTCTCCCTGGAACGGCAACTCCGCCTCGCCCACGGCGATGGAGCCCTCGATGGTCGCTCCCGGATTCAGCGGCTGGAGCATGTCCGCGCAGAAGCCGCCCTCGGACACGTCATGCGTGTAGACAGGCAACATCCCGCGCAGCCGGATGGTGAGCCGGTGCGCGAATCGGGGAAGATTGCGTGGCTTGAGCATGTCCGTGATTCTGCCATTTTTCACAATAGACGGAAAAGAGGGCCGCCCGCCGGACGGCCAGCCATGCCCTGAAGGGGCTACAAATCCCCGGAAGGACTGAAGAATCTCTTCAGGGTGGAGGCAGGCATGTCGAAGGCATTCACCAAGGAGGACTCCGGTGGGGACGAGGTCCTCCCCGCGCGGCCGCGCCCGGCCTCGGGAGAGAAGCGCTACATCACTCCGGAGGGCTACCGCGCGCTGCACGACGAGCTGCAAGCGCTGCAGGGGCCGGACCCCGAGGCACAGGGGCTGACGCCGCTGGAGCAGGGCGGCCGGCGCAAGGAGCGCGAGCGGCGGGCGCGTGAGCTGGCGGCGGTGCTGGAGGAGGTGCGCGTCGTGGAGCCGGACGAGGCCCAGGCGGGGCGTGTCTTCTTCGGCGCGTGGGTGGAATTGGAGGACGAGGACGGAGCGCGGGTGCGCTACCGCATCGTCGGGCCGGACGAGGCGGACGTGAAGGCGGGGCGGCTCAGCGTGGAGTCACCGCTGGCGAGGGCGCTGTTGGGCAAGGAGGTGGGAGAGTCCGTGCTGGTGGAGCGTCCGCGTGGCGCGGTGGAGTACTCGGTGACGCGGGTGGACTACGTCACCTGAGCCGTGGCGCACAAAAGCAGGCCCGGCGGCACGTGCCCGGTTATGTTGCGCGGCCGTCGTCCCCTGCTTCGTGGAGCACAAAAACATGAAGAGTCTTCTGGCCGTCCTGGTCGCGGTTCCCGCTGTGGCGCTGGCGCAGCTTCCGGACCCGGCGAAGGCGAACGTCACGAGCGAGCCCGTCGCCGGCAACGTGCACATGCTGACGGGCGCGGGTGGCAACATCGGCGTGTCGGTGGGCCCGGACGGCCTGCTCATCGTCGATGACCAGTTCGAGGTGCTCGCCCCCAAGATTCACAAGGCGTTGGACAAGCTGAGCAAGGCGAAGATTTCGTACGTCCTCAACACGCACTACCACTTCGACCACACGGGCGGTAACGGCGTGTTCGGCAAAGAGGGCAAAATCATCGCGCAGCGCGAGGTGCGCACGCGCCTGGTTGCCGGCTCGGACATGGGCCCCATGGGCAAGATTCCTCCCGCGAAGAAGGAGGCGCTGCCCTTCATCACCTACGACACGGGCATGTCGCTGTACTTCAACGGCGAGGAGATTCGCCTCACGCACCTGCCCGCGGGCCACACCGACGGCGACTCCACGGTGTACTTCGTCGGCTCCAACGTGCTGCACATGGGTGACCACTTCTTCGTGGACACCTTCCCGTTCATCGACCTGAACGGTGGCGGCTCGGTGGAGGGCTACCTGGCCAACATCGAGAAGGTGCTGGCGACGCTGCCGCAGGGCGTGAAAATCATCCCGGGCCACGGTCCGCTGGCGGGCCGCCCGGAGCTGGAGCGCTTCGTGGCCACCGTCCGCGAGACGGTGCAGATTGTCCGCGCGAGGCGTGAGGCCGGCAAGACGCTGGCGCAGGTGAAGGCCGAGGGCCTCCCGGAGAAGTTCAAGTCCTGGGGCGCCGGCTTCATCAACACGGACACGTGGCTGGAGACGGTGTTCACCAGCCTGGAGAAGAGCGCGAGCGCGAAGAAGGTCAGCGCGCCCACGCCGTAGTCGTCATGCGCGGTACCCGGGGCCCGACCGCGACGCGGCGGGCCTCGTGGCCGTCTCACCGCTTGGTGGCGATGACGGTGCTGAGCGGCGTGAAGGGCTCGGGGAGGATGCCGTCGCGGACCTCCACCGTGAAGCCCTCCGCCTCCAGCAGCGCTCGGGCGCGAGGCACCAGGAACGTCAGGTAGTACATGACGAACGGTGGCCGCCAGAGCGCGTTGCGCACGCGCATGGCCGCGTTGAAGCCCTTGGCCAGCCAGAAGCCCGGTCGGAGCATCGAGGGCGGATGTGACGTCACGAAGAGGAAGCGGCCCCCGGGACGCAGCGCCCGGGTGATGCCGCGCACCAGCCGGGGCTCGTCCTCCTCGAGGATGTGGCCGAAGGCGCCGAAGCTGGTGACGACGTCGAACTCACTGTCGAACGGGAGCTCCAGCGCGTCGCCCCGGATGAAGTCGAGGCGTGCGTCACCGGGAGCGCCGTGGAGCCGGCGGTTGGCTTCTTCAATCATACCCTGGCTGAGGTCGAAGCCGACGACGCGCTCGCGCGCGAGAGGCCGGAGGAAGCGCATGGCGGCGCCGGTGCCGCAGCACACGTCGAGCGCACTGGCGACGGAGTGGGGCGGCCCGAGCTGCTCGACGGCGACCTTGAGCACCGGGTCCGGCGTGCGGAAGGGCGTGTAGTCGAACTTGGGGGCGAGCAAATCGTACCCGCGCTCGACGGAGGTGAGCGCCTGGGTGGCCAGCTCGCGGAAGGTGGGCCCTTGGCGATGGAACATGGTGTCCATGATGTAGCGCATCCCCGGCGTGTGCAGGGGGCGTGGTGGAGGAAGTGGGGAGTGGACGACGCGAGCCCGGGCGGGGCGCGAGGCGGGGAGGATGGGCTAGGCTGCACGCCCCATGCGCCGAGCCGCTGCAGTCGCCTTCCTGGCGCTCCTGTTTGCGTCGTGTCGAGACGAGCGGCTCGTGCCGTCCCTGCCGCCGGGCTACCACGTGGACACGTACGCGCAGCGCTCCGCGTCCGCGGTGGACGTGCTGTGGGTGGTGGACGATTCGGGCTCCATGGCGCCGAGGCAGGAGTCGCTGGCGCGCAACTTCCAGGCGTTCATCGCGCTGTTCCGTGAGGGGCGCATCGACTTCCGGATGGGCGTTGCGACGACGGACATCTTCACGCGCCCGGGCGAGCTGGTGAGCGAGCCACGGGTGCTGGCGCCGGACACGCCAGGGTTGGAGCGGGCCTTCGGGGACAGCGTGAGGGTGGGGACGCAGGGCAGCGCGTACGAAGCGGGGCTGGAGGCGGCGAGGCTCGTGCTGGAGCGGCAGGCGCGGGAGAACGCGCCGGTACTCGAGGCGCGCGAGGCGTGTGAGTCCGGCTGTGCATCGGAGGCGTGCCGTGA comes from Pyxidicoccus parkwaysis and encodes:
- a CDS encoding MBL fold metallo-hydrolase yields the protein MKSLLAVLVAVPAVALAQLPDPAKANVTSEPVAGNVHMLTGAGGNIGVSVGPDGLLIVDDQFEVLAPKIHKALDKLSKAKISYVLNTHYHFDHTGGNGVFGKEGKIIAQREVRTRLVAGSDMGPMGKIPPAKKEALPFITYDTGMSLYFNGEEIRLTHLPAGHTDGDSTVYFVGSNVLHMGDHFFVDTFPFIDLNGGGSVEGYLANIEKVLATLPQGVKIIPGHGPLAGRPELERFVATVRETVQIVRARREAGKTLAQVKAEGLPEKFKSWGAGFINTDTWLETVFTSLEKSASAKKVSAPTP
- a CDS encoding PilZ domain-containing protein → MLKPRNLPRFAHRLTIRLRGMLPVYTHDVSEGGFCADMLQPLNPGATIEGSIAVGEAELPFQGEVVWTRRTAGDRVRGRYGVRFTHVTEEFRRRLHEYRKMQGKRLVRWFT
- a CDS encoding class I SAM-dependent methyltransferase — its product is MFHRQGPTFRELATQALTSVERGYDLLAPKFDYTPFRTPDPVLKVAVEQLGPPHSVASALDVCCGTGAAMRFLRPLARERVVGFDLSQGMIEEANRRLHGAPGDARLDFIRGDALELPFDSEFDVVTSFGAFGHILEEDEPRLVRGITRALRPGGRFLFVTSHPPSMLRPGFWLAKGFNAAMRVRNALWRPPFVMYYLTFLVPRARALLEAEGFTVEVRDGILPEPFTPLSTVIATKR
- a CDS encoding GreA/GreB family elongation factor, producing the protein MSKAFTKEDSGGDEVLPARPRPASGEKRYITPEGYRALHDELQALQGPDPEAQGLTPLEQGGRRKERERRARELAAVLEEVRVVEPDEAQAGRVFFGAWVELEDEDGARVRYRIVGPDEADVKAGRLSVESPLARALLGKEVGESVLVERPRGAVEYSVTRVDYVT